In Oryza sativa Japonica Group chromosome 1, ASM3414082v1, the genomic stretch catgcaagttacaatgtaattacattatgattatactatatttacatatatCAAATTTCTTCGTTTAAATTTGACGACAAATAGAGTAAAATGTATTCAAGGTGAGTCAACTTGGCAGGTGAGTGCAAATTGGTGCAACAACTTGAGAAATAAACGTCatagtgcaacaacttggcagATGGGTGCAATTTAGCGTAAGAACTTTATAATTGAATGTATAAGTCATAACAACTTTCAAGGTGGGTCCAGTTTTGATACAATAAGTAGAAGTGACGCGACAAATAATTATTTTGAGATTTTTCTATACAAATTCAATTTTACGTACTTATACTAATGCAAATTTGTGTAAGcatatttaaatttttattctAATAACTGAAAGTCAACTAAATTTTACTaagtataaaaatattatatttcggttgagatttgagaaggtgaagaaaacaaaatccAAACCGTTGGTGCAAATTGGTTGTGGAACTTAATTCTTATGGTCGAGTTCAAGATTATAAGGTAATATTTGTAAGATTGCTATATGAGAGCATATTGATTCAGTGAAAAAAATTATCTAACACTCATTTACCAGAACAACATATACTTTGCTAAGTTGTTGTAccaaaaaattaataaattgtATTTGTATTAGAATACACCCACTTACCAAGTAATTACACTTGGACGTTCAATTATCAATTTTTTATACTATATCGTATCTATCTACCAAGTTGCTAGATCATGTGTAATAATTTACTACGATGAACCTTGTTGgcttgtactccctctgtcttaaaaaaatgaatctagtactggatatgacatattctagtacaacgaatttaaGATTATAGGTATGTCTAGATTTGTAGTGTTAGGATGCAggttagttttttatgggacggaggaagtatggtTTAATATATTTGGGCCGATTTCAACCCATCAGATTTGGGCTAATCTTTCAAAAGAGAACTTATGGGCTCTCTCCCTTCAGTTTATGGGCCTTCCACAGTAAAAAGCCTTGTGCTCTTTTCCACTTCGTCTTCCTCCTGCGAACAGTCCaacccctccgcctccgcctctgcagtccgccgccggcggccggcggatggccgcctcccgccgcctcgcgcgaAAGCTCCCGTCTCTCATCTCCAAGCACCAGCGCCTCATCTCGCCGGAGATCGATGTCGAGCAAGCCGCCGAGAgccccgcgtcgtcgtcgtccatcccGCTCGACCCCTCCCTGCCCATTCTCCCGCTCGCCGTCTCCCACCTCTCGCCGCCGAGCCCTCTCCCGGCGCTCCCCTCGGTGCACGCGTCCACCCCGGCCGCGCTCCTCCGCAtcctccgccgcgcgcggcaCCACCCGCGCCTGGCGGCGCtcgacctccacctcctcctcgcggccGCGTCCGACTCCCCGGCCTTCCGCCCCGACCACCGCCTCACGTCACTGCTCGCCTCCCGCCTCGcggaatcccgccgcctcccctcgctccgccgcctcctcgagcTCGTCCTCTTCCGCCCCTGCCCCTGCACCGACGACTCCATCTTCGCCTGCCCCGAGCTCCTCCCCACATTCCGCAAGGCCatcctcgccttcgccgcctccgGCGACATCCCCGCCGCGTCTGACGCCCTCGCgtccctccgccgcgccgctgaTTCACCTCTCCCCGCCGAATTCTACAACATCATCCTCCACGCActcgcccgcctccgccgccacgaaGACACCGTCCGCTTCTACGGCGAGATGACCTCCACCCACCGCGTCCATCCGGATGTCTACACCTTCAACATTCTCATCAACAGCTCCTGCCGCGCTGAAGGCGTTGATGCTGCGATGCGCTGGTTTCAGGAGATGCGACGTTGGAGCTGTTCACCGACTGGTGTGAGTTTCAATACTCTGATGCGTGGGTTCTTCAGAGAAGGAAGGTGCAAGGAGGGCATTAAGGTTGCACGCGAGATGCTTCAGCTTGGATTTGGGCTATCGGTTGCATCCATGGAGATCATGATCAATGGGTTGTGCCGTGGTGGGGAGCCTCTGAAGGCGGCCGAGGTTTTCATCGAGTTTTTGGTCGATGGAGTGGTGCCGGAAGGgtttgattgcttggatctggTTGAGTCTCTGTGCCGTGTTCGGAATGTGGAGAAAGCAGTGGAAGTGGTGGAGTTGATACTGGAAAGGAATTGGGTATCCTGCTTGGGTGTCCCTGCTGGTGTAACGGTTTTGGAGTGCCTGATGAAGGAGGGGAAGCTGGACAAAGCATGCCAGATGATGGGGAGGATGGTTGCTGCGGAGATAGTTCCGGATACCATTTCTTGTAACTATATTTTTGAGGCGCTCTGTGAAGCTGGGAGGACAGTGGACGCAAACAGGCTGAGGCTGCAGGCTAAAGAGAAAGGTTTTCAGGCTGATGGCTTTACATACAGCATCATTGTGCAGGGCTTTGGGAGGCAGGGAATAAGGAAAGAGGGGGAGGCTGTATTGGATGAAATGCTGGATGCAGGATATGTACCAAACATTGCGACTTACAATAGGCTGCTTGATGGCTTACACATGGGGAGATCTATGCAATTACAACAAAAATGTTCAAGGCATAGGAATGCAGCAAACTGAAAGAATATCATAGAGATGAAGAAGCTAGCTTGGATTTCAGAGAGATGCTAGATGATACCTTCTCAATTGCTCTGATACAGGTTAGAATTTTGCCAAGGATTTGAACTGAAGCGTTTCTGATTATACTTTTCCACTGCAAATTACTAATCTCGATTGCGTCACCCTTATGCATTCTTAGTAAAAGTGCCTCTATATCTTCTCCACAGGCTCTTTCATGTGTGATGTTAATCATATCTGGCTATCGGCAAACAAATTGAGTATTTTTATCTATCTTCATGCACATTTTATGTTTATTCTGTTAATCACTTTGCTTAGATTCCTAGTAAGGCCTTCTAtggaacaaaggaaaaaaaaggttgtCAGGGTTGTTTAATTTATATTATCTTAGGTTGTAATGTTTTATCTGTATACCGTCCAGTGGTCAGTTTTAGGTTTTTACACAGATGCAGCCTAGATAAACCAGAATTTGCTAAAGAAAGTTAAATCTGATTTTTTAATAGTGACGTTGAGCATTGGTTTTGTAATTACTTCATTTACCTCCCGGCGTAATTACTTCATTTACCTGTTTTGAGTAccacttggattttttttcaggGATCATAAACCACATTTTTATAGCATTTTTATGCATGTCTCTATCAGTAAATTTGGTATGGATTTGAAATGTATCATCCCCTCAGTTATCTTGGCTCCAAGAACTGAATAGGAATAACTTTGTAGGAACCTTGCCTAAGCAACGAAGGGTCAAATATTTCATGAACTCGTCCTTTTCTTTTCAGGAGCTTGAGATCAGAGATCAATCAGCACCGGTCTGCCACAGCAACCATCCAAGCCTGAGCTGCGCGTGGCCACTGCCAAACGAGTTGCAACTGCACTAGGCCGAGGTTGCCTATCCGGTCCTGTTTCAGCCCCcagaacaccaccaccacctcatgCTGCTCTGCTCACTGCTATTCTCTTGGAGCAGGAGGCTGCCGTTGAGTTGCTGCTCAGGATTTCCAGTAAGATGTTTCCTTGCGAACACGCTGGCGGTGGTGGCAATGTGGATTCAGTCATCAATGATGGGAAATTGGGAACGACATCAGAGGCAACAAGTACTGAACTCTGCAAGAGCCTCAGAATTTTCTGAAGGGAAAGGATGTGAGGATGGTATCTTGTGCCTGTGAATGTGACAAGCAATGAAGCAAATCCCTGGAAGTTTTGACATCGGCTTCACCCAAAAACCCGTTGTCACATCAGGTACCAAAAAGTTTTGGCAAATATATTACAAGATGATCTTGTCAATCTTTCATATGTTGGATAGAAATGCTTTAATTTTGGTCGCTTCAGAGATCATGCATCTACTTGTGACGTTGGCTGGCATGCATGGCTATTTGGTCATATTGGTTATGTGTACTTTCGGTGGTTGAGCATTTCATTCAATTATCATTTTTAGATTATTGTTGTTCTAACATATGCAGAAATTCTGAAGTAGAGCAAAGTATTCTTGTTTTCATCTATTAGGAGGTATACTCAAAATTCGTTCATTTCAGCTTACAAGTTTTGAGTACATGCATGAACCCTTGGGATTTATCTCCACAGAGAATTGACATCTTCTGATTCCGAAATCCCAACCAAACTTCTTAAACTGGATTTGACTAACTTGAAATTCTTCAGTAGTTTACCGAGCCACATTTACTCTGGAACATTGGTCGATGCATACAAATACTCTGTTTTACTTCATATTTACACATTTTGTCAAGTAGAGCAACCAATATTCTACCAGATATCCCTAATTCGTTCTAATATACCCGTGAAATGCAATCGATGAGCAGCAAAAGGGTCAGCACCGCGAGCGTCGCAGTGCGCCGCTCGGCGGCGGGTCGAGCCAGAGCGTGCACTGCGGCTTGACCCAGTATCTGTACCTGAAGAACCACCGGTCGAAGTTGAGCTGCGTGCGGAACCGGCCGGCGAGCCGCAGCGCCACCGGCCTGCCGCCCTTGGCCGTCGCGTTCCGCCACAAGGCCGCGTCCTGCCGCGTCACGGACACACTGCTGACCACCAGGTGCACTCTCCGGGGCACGCTGCCGCCGGGCGCCACCTGCACTGGCGCCGGCCACACCGCCTGCGCGGCGACCACGCTGTCCTCGAAGTAGAGGTCGAACCGCACGTAGCGCAGCACGATGCCGATCTTGGTGTTGGGGTTGGagatggcggcgaggacggtgaGGTTGGCGCTGATCGCCCGCCGCGCGCTGTCGCCGCGCTTTGTCGATGTGCGCCGCTGCGTTCAGGGTGGCGGAGGTCACTCTCAGCCGGGGTGACTTGGGGTGGTAGGCGAgggagacggcgacggtggccagGCAGACGGCGATGATCAGAAGCAATACGTGGATGTAGAACAGGATGTGGCAGAACGCCAGCGGCTTCCTCTTCATTTTGATCTGATAGTGGAGACTCGGTGTCAGCGGCcgtgctgcgccgtcgccgtcgcccgggTGCGCCGCCGGTGCGCACGGTTGTCTTCGGGATGGTGATAGTCCTGGCTGGCCGTTCTCCGGCTAGCACCACTACCGGCGTCTTCTCTGCCTGCTGCTGTTCTTCCGGCGCGGCTGCGCGCGGTGGCGCCGCGGCGTGacgctgcttcttcttctcctcctcctcctccacccttcTCTGCCACAA encodes the following:
- the LOC4324863 gene encoding pentatricopeptide repeat-containing protein At2g36240 → MAASRRLARKLPSLISKHQRLISPEIDVEQAAESPASSSSIPLDPSLPILPLAVSHLSPPSPLPALPSVHASTPAALLRILRRARHHPRLAALDLHLLLAAASDSPAFRPDHRLTSLLASRLAESRRLPSLRRLLELVLFRPCPCTDDSIFACPELLPTFRKAILAFAASGDIPAASDALASLRRAADSPLPAEFYNIILHALARLRRHEDTVRFYGEMTSTHRVHPDVYTFNILINSSCRAEGVDAAMRWFQEMRRWSCSPTGVSFNTLMRGFFREGRCKEGIKVAREMLQLGFGLSVASMEIMINGLCRGGEPLKAAEVFIEFLVDGVVPEGFDCLDLVESLCRVRNVEKAVEVVELILERNWVSCLGVPAGVTVLECLMKEGKLDKACQMMGRMVAAEIVPDTISCNYIFEALCEAGRTVDANRLRLQAKEKGFQADGFTYSIIVQGFGRQGIRKEGEAVLDEMLDAGYVPNIATYNRLLDGLHMGRSMQLQQKCSRHRNAAN